The Lysobacter enzymogenes genome window below encodes:
- a CDS encoding HesB/IscA family protein has translation MSVTLAPAALARVQHFLTETPSALGLRFGVTRTGCSGWQHVADLARDQREGDTVFEQDGVRIFVDPISLPLVDGTRIDFLKQGLGELFVFQNPNATAECGCGESFTTSADAA, from the coding sequence ATGTCCGTGACCCTCGCCCCCGCCGCCCTTGCCCGCGTTCAGCACTTCCTGACCGAGACCCCGAGCGCGCTGGGCCTGCGTTTCGGCGTGACCCGCACCGGCTGCTCGGGCTGGCAGCACGTGGCCGACCTGGCCCGCGACCAGCGCGAGGGCGACACCGTGTTCGAACAGGACGGCGTGCGCATCTTCGTCGATCCGATCAGCCTGCCGCTGGTCGACGGCACCCGCATCGACTTCCTCAAGCAGGGCCTGGGCGAGCTGTTCGTGTTCCAGAACCCCAACGCCACCGCCGAGTGCGGCTGCGGCGAGAGCTTCACGACCTCGGCCGACGCGGCTTGA
- a CDS encoding DUF2891 domain-containing protein produces MLDAARAAHFAELALACIDREYPNKIAHRLDSAADAAAPSQLYPAFYGCFDWHSAVHGHWLLARLAQRFPAEPFAQRARQALARHLTQANLAGELAYLRRTGDDGFERPYGLAWLLQLGAQLRGWDDPQARQWAQALEPLEREAAARLGRWLPKLTRPIRVGEHSQTAFAFGLALDWTQASGDTALREALLARTRDYYLGDRDCPLAYEPSGQDFLSPCLAEADLMRRALAPAEFARWLRAFLPQIPRRARADWLAPGVVLDPADGKLAHLDGLNLSRAWMLEGIAAGLPPRDRRIGALRAAAALHRQLGLGAVSDAHYAGSHWLGSFATYLLAPPGPAGEGGSAAAGR; encoded by the coding sequence GTGCTCGACGCCGCCCGCGCCGCCCACTTCGCCGAACTCGCGCTGGCCTGCATCGACCGCGAATACCCCAACAAGATCGCCCACCGCCTCGACAGCGCCGCCGACGCGGCCGCGCCGTCGCAGCTGTATCCGGCCTTCTACGGCTGCTTCGACTGGCACTCGGCCGTGCACGGGCATTGGCTGCTGGCGCGGCTGGCCCAGCGCTTTCCGGCCGAACCCTTCGCCCAGCGCGCGCGCCAGGCGCTGGCGCGGCACCTGACCCAGGCCAATCTCGCCGGCGAACTGGCCTACCTGCGCCGCACCGGCGACGACGGCTTCGAGCGGCCCTACGGCCTGGCCTGGCTGCTGCAACTGGGCGCGCAGCTGCGCGGCTGGGACGATCCGCAGGCGCGGCAGTGGGCGCAGGCGCTGGAGCCGCTGGAACGCGAGGCGGCGGCGCGGCTGGGCCGCTGGCTGCCGAAGCTGACCCGGCCGATCCGGGTCGGCGAACACAGCCAGACCGCGTTCGCGTTCGGGCTGGCGCTGGACTGGACCCAGGCCAGCGGCGACACCGCGCTGCGCGAGGCGCTGCTGGCGCGGACCCGCGACTACTACCTCGGCGACCGCGACTGCCCGCTGGCGTACGAGCCGTCGGGCCAGGATTTCCTGTCGCCGTGCCTGGCCGAGGCCGATCTGATGCGGCGGGCGCTGGCGCCGGCCGAGTTCGCGCGCTGGCTGCGCGCGTTCCTGCCGCAGATCCCGCGCCGCGCCCGCGCCGACTGGCTGGCGCCGGGCGTGGTGCTGGACCCGGCCGACGGCAAGCTGGCCCATCTCGACGGGCTCAACCTCAGCCGCGCCTGGATGCTGGAAGGCATCGCCGCCGGCCTGCCGCCGCGCGACCGCCGCATCGGCGCGCTGCGCGCCGCGGCGGCGCTGCATCGCCAGCTCGGCCTCGGCGCGGTCTCCGACGCGCATTACGCCGGTTCGCACTGGCTCGGCAGTTTCGCCACCTACCTGCTGGCGCCGCCGGGGCCGGCGGGCGAGGGCGGCAGCGCGGCGGCGGGGCGCTGA
- the asnS gene encoding asparagine--tRNA ligase: MTVVSVEQALAGKIPAGGEVTVRGWVRTRRDSKAGLSFVNVSDGSCFAPIQVVAPNALANYDSEIKHLSTGCSVIATGTLVASQGQGQSYEIQASKVEVVGWVEDPLTYPMQPKQHSLEYLREFAHLRPRTNLFGAVARIRNSLAQAVHRFFHENGYFWISTPIITTSDAEGAGQMFRVSTLDMANLPRDKSGAVDFSRDFFGKETFLTVSGQLNAEAYALAMSKVYTFGPTFRAENSNTTRHLAEFWMIEPEVAFNDLAANAQLAEDFLKYLFRAVLAERADDLAFIAERVEPAAVKRLEAFVNAPFERIDYTDAISLLQKSGKKFEFPVEWGLDLQTEHERWLTEEHVGRPVVVTNYPEHFKAFYMRLNDDGKTVAAMDVLAPGIGEIIGGSQREERLDVLDARMAQFGLDPAHYGWYRDFRRYGTVPHAGFGLGFERLVVYVCGLSNIRDAIAYPRAPGSAEF; encoded by the coding sequence ATGACGGTGGTAAGCGTCGAACAGGCACTCGCAGGCAAGATCCCGGCGGGCGGCGAAGTCACGGTCCGCGGCTGGGTGCGTACCCGGCGCGACTCCAAGGCCGGGCTGAGCTTCGTCAATGTCAGCGACGGCTCCTGCTTCGCGCCGATCCAGGTGGTCGCGCCGAACGCGCTGGCCAACTACGACAGCGAGATCAAGCACCTCAGCACCGGCTGCTCGGTGATCGCCACCGGCACCCTGGTGGCGTCGCAGGGCCAGGGCCAGAGCTACGAGATCCAGGCGTCCAAGGTCGAGGTGGTCGGCTGGGTCGAAGACCCGCTGACCTACCCGATGCAGCCCAAGCAGCACTCGCTGGAATACCTGCGCGAGTTCGCCCACCTGCGCCCGCGCACCAACCTGTTCGGCGCGGTCGCGCGCATCCGCAACTCGCTGGCCCAGGCGGTGCACCGGTTCTTCCACGAGAACGGCTATTTCTGGATCAGCACCCCGATCATCACCACCTCCGACGCCGAAGGCGCCGGGCAGATGTTCCGGGTGTCGACCCTGGACATGGCCAACCTGCCGCGCGACAAGAGCGGCGCGGTGGATTTCTCGCGCGATTTCTTCGGCAAGGAAACCTTCCTGACCGTGTCGGGCCAGCTCAACGCCGAGGCCTACGCGCTGGCGATGAGCAAGGTCTACACCTTCGGCCCGACCTTCCGCGCCGAGAACAGCAACACCACCCGCCATCTGGCCGAGTTCTGGATGATCGAGCCGGAGGTCGCGTTCAACGACCTCGCCGCCAACGCGCAGCTGGCCGAGGATTTCCTCAAGTACCTGTTCCGCGCCGTGCTCGCCGAGCGCGCCGACGACCTGGCGTTCATCGCCGAACGGGTCGAGCCGGCCGCGGTCAAGCGCCTGGAGGCGTTCGTCAACGCGCCGTTCGAGCGCATCGACTACACCGATGCGATCTCGCTGCTGCAGAAGTCGGGCAAGAAGTTCGAGTTCCCGGTCGAATGGGGCCTGGACCTGCAGACCGAGCACGAGCGCTGGCTGACCGAGGAACACGTCGGCCGCCCGGTGGTGGTGACCAACTACCCCGAGCACTTCAAGGCCTTCTACATGCGCCTCAACGACGACGGCAAGACCGTCGCGGCGATGGACGTGCTGGCCCCGGGCATCGGCGAGATCATCGGCGGCAGCCAGCGCGAGGAACGCCTGGACGTGCTCGACGCGCGCATGGCCCAGTTCGGCCTGGACCCGGCGCACTACGGCTGGTACCGCGATTTCCGCCGCTACGGCACGGTGCCGCACGCGGGTTTCGGCCTCGGCTTCGAGCGCCTGGTGGTGTACGTGTGCGGGCTGTCGAACATCCGCGACGCGATCGCCTATCCGCGCGCGCCGGGCAGCGCGGAGTTCTGA
- a CDS encoding FMN-binding negative transcriptional regulator — translation MYLPRAFDETDLAALDRLAADDGFASLITVRDGAPEVSHLPVLYARDGERIELRGHWARPNPQARHAGPALAILHGPHAYISPGWYLDKEPAARVPTWNYAVAHLHGELRTFDDEAALAALVDDLSVRHEARVGGDWRFESERDDLRRQLRGIVGFRFQVERIELKFKLSQNHPLGNRESVAAHLQAQEREDSRAIAALMRERMGADGAQD, via the coding sequence ATGTACCTGCCGCGCGCGTTCGACGAAACCGACCTGGCCGCGCTCGACCGCCTCGCCGCGGACGACGGCTTCGCCAGCCTGATCACCGTGCGCGACGGCGCGCCGGAAGTCAGCCACCTGCCGGTGCTGTACGCTCGCGACGGCGAGCGCATCGAGCTGCGCGGCCACTGGGCGCGGCCGAATCCGCAGGCGCGACACGCCGGTCCCGCGCTGGCGATCCTGCACGGGCCGCACGCCTACATCTCGCCGGGCTGGTATCTCGACAAGGAACCCGCCGCGCGCGTGCCGACCTGGAACTACGCGGTCGCGCACCTGCACGGCGAGTTGCGGACGTTCGACGACGAAGCCGCGCTGGCGGCGCTGGTCGACGACCTCAGCGTGCGGCACGAAGCGCGGGTCGGCGGCGACTGGCGTTTCGAAAGCGAACGCGACGACCTGCGCCGGCAGTTGCGCGGCATCGTCGGCTTCCGTTTCCAAGTCGAACGGATCGAACTGAAGTTCAAGCTCAGCCAGAACCACCCGCTCGGCAACCGCGAGAGCGTGGCCGCGCACCTGCAGGCGCAGGAGCGCGAGGACAGCCGCGCGATCGCCGCCCTGATGCGCGAGCGCATGGGCGCGGACGGCGCGCAAGACTGA
- a CDS encoding SDR family NAD(P)-dependent oxidoreductase has translation MDLDLSGKHALVCGASEGIGRAAARELALLGCDVTVLARRPEALAAVVAELPRQGAQAHGWIAADVSEHAALSAQVQALAAGKPVQILVNNTGGPPGGPAHAAEDAAFLDAFNRHLLANHTLVRAVLPGMRAAQWGRVVNVISTSVKEPIVGLGVSNTIRGAVASWAKTLSRELGADGITVNNVLPGYTRTARIEQIVADRARTSGQSSEAVIEAMRKTVPAARFAEPAEIAACIAFLCSPAAGYVNGVSLAVDGGRMQSI, from the coding sequence ATGGATCTGGATCTGAGCGGCAAGCACGCGCTGGTGTGCGGCGCGTCCGAAGGCATCGGCCGCGCCGCCGCGCGCGAGCTGGCGCTGCTGGGCTGCGACGTCACGGTGCTGGCGCGCCGGCCCGAGGCGCTGGCCGCCGTCGTCGCCGAGCTGCCGCGCCAGGGCGCGCAGGCGCACGGCTGGATCGCCGCCGACGTGTCCGAACACGCCGCGCTGTCGGCGCAGGTGCAGGCCCTGGCCGCGGGCAAGCCGGTGCAGATCCTGGTCAACAACACCGGCGGCCCGCCGGGCGGCCCGGCGCATGCGGCCGAGGATGCGGCTTTCCTGGATGCGTTCAACCGCCACCTGCTGGCCAACCACACCCTGGTGCGCGCCGTGCTGCCGGGCATGCGCGCGGCGCAGTGGGGGCGCGTCGTCAACGTGATCTCGACCTCGGTCAAGGAGCCCATCGTCGGCCTCGGCGTGTCCAACACCATCCGCGGCGCGGTCGCGAGCTGGGCCAAGACCTTGTCGCGCGAACTCGGCGCGGACGGCATCACCGTCAACAACGTGCTGCCGGGCTATACCCGCACCGCGCGGATCGAGCAGATCGTCGCCGACCGCGCGCGCACCAGCGGACAATCGTCCGAAGCGGTGATCGAAGCGATGCGCAAGACCGTGCCGGCCGCGCGTTTCGCCGAGCCGGCGGAAATCGCCGCGTGCATCGCGTTTCTGTGTTCGCCGGCGGCGGGTTACGTCAACGGCGTGAGTCTGGCGGTGGATGGCGGGCGCATGCAGTCGATCTGA
- a CDS encoding carboxypeptidase regulatory-like domain-containing protein: MNFEIAVAAALAVAALLAIARTLWRQHRAEAGSRSRSWRVAGLLLAQPVLAALLYFALFPPRLPGRAGTLVVATAASADSAWRQAAGEVRVRLPEAPAGLDGERVPDLATALRRYPQLQRISVVGAGLSARDRDAVRGRALEFAPAPLPRGIVGAWTPARIGAGESFFVHGRAEGAGGGAVELLDPAGQRVDRAALAADGSFALQAVARVAGRAGFALRAVDAQQRELERLELPLSVEAETPARVLLLAGAPGPEFKYLRRWASDAGLKLHTQIAAGAGLQLGDAPLRIDAPTLAGFDAVVLDERAWDALAPAQRGALVAALRAGLGVVLRATGPLSAGLRAQLRELGLEPGAGADTASVRLPPERADEAALRARLGPGSADAPRSREQAPPALPGLIRRSLALDGPSLQALGADADGKAFAAWRAAGQGRIALWGLSDSFRLVLAGRDDAHARLWSQALSAVARPRSVARLRIDGDARAGERVSVCGATAPTWVSAPDGTRSALRVDPAAGPQACAGYWPVAAGWHVLERGEQRQDFYVRGADEASGLRASELRDATAALALRSAEALQPRAAGLSGERGSPWPWFAAWLALCAALWWFERSRLGRGGVAAGSNS, translated from the coding sequence ATGAACTTCGAGATCGCGGTCGCCGCGGCGCTCGCCGTCGCTGCGTTGCTGGCGATAGCGCGGACGTTGTGGCGTCAGCATCGCGCCGAGGCGGGTTCGCGTTCGCGCTCCTGGCGCGTGGCCGGGTTGCTGCTGGCGCAGCCGGTGTTGGCCGCGTTGTTGTACTTCGCGTTGTTCCCGCCGCGCTTGCCGGGACGCGCGGGCACGCTGGTGGTCGCGACCGCCGCGAGCGCCGATTCCGCCTGGCGCCAGGCCGCGGGCGAGGTGCGCGTGCGCCTGCCCGAAGCGCCGGCCGGCCTCGACGGCGAACGCGTGCCCGATCTCGCCACCGCCTTGCGGCGTTATCCGCAGCTCCAGCGCATCAGCGTCGTCGGCGCGGGCCTGAGCGCGCGCGATCGCGACGCGGTGCGCGGCCGCGCGCTCGAGTTCGCGCCGGCGCCATTGCCGCGCGGCATCGTCGGCGCGTGGACGCCGGCGCGCATCGGCGCCGGCGAAAGCTTCTTCGTGCACGGCCGCGCCGAGGGCGCGGGCGGCGGCGCGGTGGAACTGCTCGACCCGGCCGGGCAGCGGGTCGACCGCGCCGCGCTCGCGGCCGACGGATCGTTCGCCTTGCAGGCGGTCGCGCGGGTCGCCGGCCGTGCCGGTTTCGCCCTGCGCGCGGTCGATGCGCAGCAGCGCGAACTGGAACGGCTCGAATTGCCGCTGTCGGTCGAAGCCGAAACGCCGGCGCGGGTGCTGTTGCTGGCCGGCGCGCCCGGGCCCGAGTTCAAGTACCTGCGCCGCTGGGCCAGCGACGCCGGGCTCAAGCTGCACACCCAGATCGCCGCCGGCGCCGGCCTGCAACTCGGCGACGCGCCGCTGCGCATCGACGCGCCGACCCTGGCCGGCTTCGACGCGGTCGTGCTCGACGAACGCGCCTGGGACGCGCTGGCGCCGGCGCAACGCGGCGCGCTGGTCGCGGCGCTGCGCGCCGGCCTGGGCGTGGTGCTGCGCGCGACCGGACCGCTGTCGGCGGGGCTGCGCGCGCAGCTGCGCGAACTCGGCCTGGAACCGGGCGCGGGCGCCGACACCGCCAGCGTACGCCTGCCGCCCGAACGCGCCGACGAAGCGGCGTTGCGCGCGCGCCTGGGCCCGGGCAGCGCCGACGCGCCGCGTTCGCGCGAACAAGCGCCGCCGGCGTTGCCGGGTTTGATCCGGCGCAGCTTGGCCTTGGACGGACCGTCCTTGCAGGCGTTGGGCGCGGATGCCGACGGCAAGGCGTTCGCGGCCTGGCGCGCGGCCGGGCAGGGGCGGATCGCGCTGTGGGGATTGAGCGACAGCTTCCGGCTGGTGCTGGCCGGCCGCGACGATGCGCATGCGCGGTTGTGGAGCCAGGCCTTGTCGGCGGTGGCGCGGCCGCGCAGCGTCGCGCGCTTGCGCATCGACGGCGACGCGCGCGCCGGCGAGCGGGTGAGCGTGTGCGGCGCGACCGCGCCGACCTGGGTGTCGGCGCCGGACGGTACGCGCAGCGCGCTGCGGGTCGATCCCGCTGCGGGCCCGCAGGCCTGCGCCGGCTACTGGCCGGTCGCCGCCGGCTGGCATGTGCTGGAACGCGGCGAACAGCGCCAGGACTTCTACGTGCGCGGCGCGGACGAAGCGTCGGGCTTGCGCGCGAGCGAGCTGCGCGACGCGACCGCCGCGTTGGCGCTGCGCTCGGCCGAAGCGTTGCAACCGCGCGCGGCCGGCCTCAGCGGCGAACGCGGTTCGCCGTGGCCTTGGTTCGCGGCGTGGCTGGCCTTGTGCGCGGCGCTGTGGTGGTTCGAACGCTCGCGCCTGGGCCGTGGCGGCGTGGCCGCGGGGTCGAATTCGTAG
- a CDS encoding BatA domain-containing protein, which produces MSAALLLPMALAALAALALPLLIHLARRSEQRPTVFAALRWLREKPRPRSRLRFDEWLLLLLRLLLLALLALWLAQPVLFGAQSQTAWLAVAPGLQPARAAAGLENAKLERRWLAPGFPRLDTPAPVAPADLASVVRELDATLPPGVGLTVAVPARLDGADGARLRLSRPVQWRVVDDGDAADAPPAREPALAPPPIRYAPQRAQAAAYLRAAVAAWDERGAAVDAAPLEQAFDPQARALIWLAPGPVPQAVRDWVAQGGRVLLDAQAVWPEAKFDAPLWRDAQGAVRVVGARVGRGQALRFAGAMEPRAWPALTQPGFAAGLRDLFAAQAPSPSRVAARDYAPAGGGPAFAAPPLDLRPWLALLAAVLFLLERWLATRSKRGAAP; this is translated from the coding sequence ATGAGCGCGGCGCTGTTGCTGCCGATGGCGCTGGCCGCGCTGGCGGCGCTGGCGCTGCCGCTGCTGATCCATCTGGCCCGGCGCAGCGAACAGCGCCCGACCGTGTTCGCCGCGCTGCGCTGGCTGCGCGAGAAACCGCGCCCGCGCAGCCGGCTGCGTTTCGACGAGTGGCTGTTGTTGCTGTTGCGGCTGTTGCTGTTGGCGTTGCTGGCGCTGTGGCTGGCGCAACCGGTGTTGTTCGGCGCGCAGTCGCAGACCGCGTGGCTGGCGGTGGCGCCGGGCTTGCAGCCGGCGCGCGCGGCGGCGGGTCTGGAAAACGCGAAACTGGAACGGCGCTGGTTGGCGCCGGGCTTTCCTAGGCTGGATACGCCGGCGCCGGTTGCGCCCGCCGATCTGGCCAGCGTAGTGCGCGAGCTGGATGCGACCTTGCCGCCGGGCGTCGGCTTGACCGTGGCGGTGCCGGCGCGCTTGGACGGCGCCGACGGCGCGCGTTTGCGGTTGTCGCGGCCGGTGCAGTGGCGCGTCGTCGACGACGGCGACGCGGCCGATGCGCCACCCGCGCGCGAGCCTGCGCTGGCGCCGCCGCCGATCCGCTACGCGCCGCAGCGCGCGCAGGCGGCGGCGTATCTGCGCGCCGCGGTGGCGGCGTGGGACGAACGCGGCGCTGCGGTGGACGCGGCGCCGCTGGAGCAGGCCTTCGATCCGCAAGCGCGCGCATTGATCTGGTTGGCGCCGGGGCCGGTGCCGCAAGCCGTGCGCGACTGGGTCGCGCAGGGCGGCCGGGTGTTGCTCGATGCGCAGGCGGTTTGGCCCGAAGCGAAGTTCGACGCGCCGTTGTGGCGCGACGCGCAAGGCGCGGTGCGCGTCGTCGGCGCGCGGGTGGGGCGCGGGCAGGCGCTGCGCTTCGCCGGCGCCATGGAGCCGCGCGCGTGGCCGGCGTTGACGCAGCCGGGGTTCGCCGCCGGGTTGCGCGACTTGTTCGCAGCGCAAGCGCCGTCGCCTTCGCGAGTAGCGGCGCGCGATTATGCGCCGGCCGGCGGCGGCCCCGCGTTCGCCGCGCCGCCGCTGGATCTGCGGCCGTGGCTGGCCTTGCTGGCCGCGGTCTTGTTCTTGCTCGAACGCTGGCTGGCGACGCGGTCCAAACGCGGAGCGGCGCCATGA
- a CDS encoding DUF58 domain-containing protein produces MRDLRLADLIPADVRARLRSLNLVSRRAVGAHGIGAHRSRSRGAGLEFAQYRAYEPGDELRQIDWKLYARSDRFFIREAERESPLAAWLLLDASASMDQRDGARPDYSRLDAAKAIAACVAELALRQNDRFGAIVLREDGLRLIAPATGVRQRDGLLLELHGLQARGAWPDAALLRPLWERIGAGDLVLMLGDGFDEAALAVAERLAAARREVLSVRILTAEERDFPFRGGHRFRDPETGEELLGDGDALRREFLDRFAAARRAVDARLDAAGIRHAEHVLDEPVDLPLRRLFGGRDAAGDA; encoded by the coding sequence ATGCGCGACCTGAGGCTCGCCGACTTGATTCCGGCCGACGTGCGCGCGCGCCTGCGCAGCCTCAACCTCGTGTCGCGCCGCGCGGTCGGCGCGCACGGCATCGGCGCGCACCGCAGCCGCAGCCGCGGCGCCGGGCTGGAGTTCGCCCAGTACCGCGCCTACGAGCCCGGCGACGAACTGCGCCAGATCGACTGGAAGCTGTACGCGCGCTCGGACCGTTTCTTCATCCGCGAAGCCGAGCGCGAAAGCCCGCTGGCGGCGTGGCTGCTGCTCGATGCCAGCGCTTCGATGGACCAGCGCGACGGCGCCCGCCCCGACTATTCGCGCCTGGACGCGGCCAAGGCCATCGCCGCGTGCGTGGCCGAGCTGGCGCTGCGCCAGAACGACCGCTTCGGCGCGATCGTGCTGCGCGAGGACGGCCTGCGCCTGATCGCGCCGGCCACCGGCGTGCGCCAGCGCGACGGGCTGCTGCTGGAGCTGCACGGCTTGCAGGCGCGCGGCGCGTGGCCGGACGCGGCGCTGCTGCGGCCGCTGTGGGAACGCATCGGCGCCGGCGACCTGGTGCTGATGCTCGGCGACGGTTTCGACGAAGCCGCGTTGGCGGTCGCGGAGCGCCTCGCCGCGGCCAGGCGCGAAGTGTTGAGCGTGCGCATCCTGACCGCCGAGGAGCGCGATTTCCCATTCCGTGGCGGTCACCGGTTCCGCGATCCGGAAACCGGCGAGGAACTGCTCGGCGACGGCGATGCGTTGCGGCGCGAGTTCCTCGACCGCTTCGCCGCCGCGCGCCGCGCGGTCGACGCGCGCCTGGACGCGGCCGGCATCCGCCACGCCGAACACGTGCTCGACGAGCCGGTCGACCTGCCGCTGCGGCGTCTGTTCGGCGGCCGCGACGCCGCGGGGGACGCATGA
- a CDS encoding AAA family ATPase has translation MSGNDNNGDEGLQAQLARLGELRGAIAQAIVGQDEVVEQLLIGLLAGGHCLLEGVPGLGKTLLVRSLGQALELQFRRIQFTPDLMPSDILGTELLEEDHGTGHRHFRFQPGPIFTSLLLADELNRTPPKTQAALLEAMQERTVSYAGTTHALPAPFFVLATQNPLEQAGTYPLPEAQLDRFLLHIRVGYPSEQEEHDILQQTTGSHSAQVPKVMDADAVLALQARVREVHLGEDVLRWVTRLVRASRPAADSLGEVRQWVKWGAGPRAGQSLVLAAKARALLHGRFAATREDVAALAAPVMRHRLLLSFAAEAEGKSADDVIAALLRGVPFPG, from the coding sequence ATGAGCGGCAACGACAACAACGGCGACGAAGGGCTGCAGGCGCAGCTGGCGCGACTGGGCGAGCTGCGCGGCGCCATCGCCCAGGCCATCGTCGGCCAGGACGAGGTGGTGGAGCAGTTGCTGATCGGTTTGCTGGCCGGCGGCCACTGCCTGCTCGAAGGCGTGCCGGGGCTCGGCAAGACCCTGCTGGTGCGCTCGCTCGGGCAGGCGTTGGAACTGCAGTTCCGCCGCATCCAGTTCACCCCGGACCTGATGCCGAGCGACATCCTCGGCACCGAACTGCTGGAGGAGGACCACGGCACCGGCCATCGCCATTTCCGCTTCCAGCCCGGGCCGATCTTCACCAGCCTGCTGCTCGCCGACGAACTCAACCGCACCCCGCCCAAGACCCAGGCGGCGCTGCTGGAGGCGATGCAGGAACGCACGGTGAGCTACGCCGGCACCACCCATGCGCTGCCGGCGCCGTTCTTCGTGCTGGCCACGCAGAACCCGCTGGAGCAGGCCGGCACCTATCCCTTGCCGGAGGCGCAGCTGGACCGTTTCCTGCTGCACATCCGCGTGGGTTATCCGAGCGAGCAGGAAGAACACGACATCTTGCAGCAGACCACCGGCAGCCACAGCGCGCAGGTGCCCAAGGTGATGGACGCCGACGCGGTGCTGGCGTTGCAGGCGCGGGTGCGCGAAGTGCATCTGGGCGAGGACGTGCTGCGCTGGGTGACCCGGCTGGTGCGCGCGAGCCGGCCCGCGGCCGATTCGCTCGGCGAGGTGCGGCAATGGGTGAAGTGGGGCGCCGGCCCGCGCGCCGGCCAGTCGCTGGTGCTCGCGGCCAAGGCGCGCGCGCTGCTGCACGGCCGCTTCGCCGCGACCCGCGAGGACGTGGCGGCGCTGGCCGCGCCGGTGATGCGCCACCGCCTGCTGCTGTCGTTCGCGGCCGAGGCCGAGGGCAAGAGCGCCGACGATGTGATCGCCGCGCTGCTGCGCGGCGTGCCGTTTCCGGGCTGA
- a CDS encoding DUF4159 domain-containing protein, with protein MLGAAAGALVARAPLARAAADYDFWFTRLKYDSGDWDVDQRMPANLITSLIDYTNLRVDPKEHVLALADPKMLAAPFCYLAGHKLVEFNPDERRNFERYVRNGGFVFVDDCNHDIDGLFAKSFEAQMGKIFGAKALKKLPKNHPVYRSFFVFDGPPATGFELNGWGDDLVHDYLKGIEIDGRLGILYSNKDYGCEWDYDWRNKRFLAEDNTKFGVNIVMYALNS; from the coding sequence ATGCTCGGCGCCGCGGCCGGCGCGCTGGTTGCGCGGGCGCCGCTGGCGCGCGCGGCGGCCGACTACGATTTCTGGTTCACCCGGCTCAAGTACGACTCCGGCGACTGGGACGTGGACCAGCGCATGCCGGCCAACCTGATCACGTCCCTGATCGACTACACCAACCTGCGCGTGGACCCGAAGGAACACGTGCTGGCGCTGGCCGACCCGAAGATGCTGGCGGCGCCGTTCTGCTATCTGGCCGGGCACAAGCTGGTCGAGTTCAACCCCGACGAGCGGCGCAACTTCGAGCGCTACGTGCGCAACGGCGGCTTCGTCTTCGTCGACGACTGCAACCACGACATCGACGGCTTGTTCGCCAAGTCGTTCGAGGCGCAGATGGGCAAGATCTTCGGCGCCAAGGCGCTGAAGAAACTGCCGAAGAACCACCCGGTCTACCGCAGCTTCTTCGTCTTCGACGGCCCGCCGGCGACCGGCTTCGAGCTCAACGGCTGGGGCGACGATCTGGTCCACGACTACCTCAAGGGCATCGAGATCGACGGGCGGCTCGGCATTTTGTACAGCAACAAGGACTACGGCTGCGAGTGGGATTACGACTGGCGCAACAAGCGGTTTCTGGCCGAGGACAACACCAAGTTCGGGGTCAATATCGTCATGTACGCGTTGAACTCGTGA